From the Nodularia sp. NIES-3585 genome, one window contains:
- a CDS encoding type II toxin-antitoxin system HicB family antitoxin, with the protein MNLPYTIIIQWSSEDQCYLVHLPEFPTQKYHTHGDTYEEALKNAQEVIEMLIEEYQEDGKPLPSAKSLEQLINVA; encoded by the coding sequence ATGAATTTACCTTATACAATTATTATTCAATGGAGTAGTGAAGACCAATGTTATTTAGTTCATTTACCAGAATTTCCTACCCAAAAATATCACACTCATGGCGACACTTATGAAGAAGCATTAAAAAATGCTCAAGAAGTGATAGAAATGCTAATTGAAGAATATCAAGAAGATGGCAAACCTTTACCATCAGCTAAATCTTTAGAACAATTAATCAATGTTGCTTAA
- a CDS encoding type II toxin-antitoxin system HicA family toxin, producing MPKKIKELKSLLKKAGFVDPSAKGSHTHWYYPLQLFPII from the coding sequence ATGCCTAAAAAAATTAAAGAATTAAAAAGCTTACTCAAAAAAGCTGGTTTTGTTGATCCTTCGGCAAAAGGAAGTCATACCCATTGGTATTATCCTTTACAGCTTTTTCCAATTATATGA
- a CDS encoding AI-2E family transporter codes for MKIGQLLGFFALVISVYILWEIRQLLLLLFTAIVLATAINQLVQRFQRSRMQRIWAVWLSVVIVLALLVGCFLVIVPPFIEQFQELVKLFPSGVAQIQQVITWLEGTIIGPYVTNLPDINNLIQQLQPLTENIWRQAIAFFSTGFTAALELLLVIILTLMLLVNPQPYRKVFVRCFPSFYRHRVEEILTLCGEGLGHWTVGALITMVFIGFLSGLGLLILRVPLVLAHAVLAGLLNFIPNIGPTLSVILPMTIAFLDAPWKAIAVLILYLIIQNIESYWLTPTVMAKQVSLLPAFTLTAQIFFASFFGALGLVMALPLAVVAKTWIEELVFKDILDKWKQISS; via the coding sequence ATGAAAATCGGGCAATTGCTGGGATTTTTTGCGCTGGTTATCTCAGTTTATATTCTCTGGGAAATTCGCCAGCTGTTGTTGCTATTATTTACAGCCATCGTGCTAGCAACAGCCATTAACCAACTAGTGCAAAGGTTTCAACGCTCTCGGATGCAGCGAATTTGGGCTGTGTGGCTAAGTGTGGTGATTGTCCTCGCTTTGTTAGTTGGTTGTTTCCTGGTAATTGTGCCACCTTTTATCGAACAGTTTCAGGAATTAGTCAAGTTGTTTCCCAGTGGAGTAGCTCAGATTCAGCAGGTGATTACTTGGTTAGAAGGTACGATTATCGGTCCGTATGTAACGAACTTACCAGACATTAATAATTTAATTCAACAACTACAGCCATTAACTGAAAATATCTGGAGACAAGCGATCGCTTTCTTCTCTACTGGATTTACTGCGGCCTTAGAATTGTTACTGGTAATAATTTTAACTTTAATGTTGTTAGTCAATCCCCAACCCTACCGTAAAGTTTTTGTACGCTGTTTCCCATCCTTTTACCGCCATCGGGTAGAAGAAATTCTCACTTTGTGCGGCGAGGGTTTGGGACACTGGACAGTTGGGGCTTTGATTACAATGGTATTTATTGGCTTTTTGAGTGGGTTGGGGTTGCTAATTTTACGAGTACCCTTAGTACTCGCTCATGCTGTACTAGCAGGATTACTCAACTTTATTCCCAATATTGGCCCCACCTTAAGCGTAATTTTACCAATGACCATCGCCTTTCTTGATGCACCTTGGAAAGCGATCGCTGTTTTAATCTTATACCTAATCATTCAGAACATAGAAAGCTACTGGTTAACTCCCACAGTCATGGCCAAACAGGTGTCGCTTTTACCAGCCTTTACCCTGACAGCCCAAATCTTCTTCGCCAGCTTTTTCGGTGCTTTGGGATTAGTCATGGCGCTACCCTTAGCCGTAGTGGCAAAAACTTGGATAGAAGAACTCGTATTTAAAGATATTTTAGATAAGTGGAAACAAATATCCTCTTAG
- a CDS encoding CAP domain-containing protein: MKYQLSQILWVVGATMTLILTGCEQVVEYLPPLPRIEIPSGKPPQPPQPIQSATTNQIEIAVQERINQVRQDQELQPLEHNEKLAQVARNYSRQMAENNFFSHTGNDGSTLEDRVRAGGIIYWVVGENLFKSTNVPQPVKVAVDGWMESPGHRENILRPVFTETGVGVWRINNTYYITQLFLRR; this comes from the coding sequence ATGAAATATCAATTATCCCAGATTTTATGGGTTGTCGGGGCAACGATGACGCTAATTTTAACTGGGTGTGAACAGGTAGTTGAATATTTACCACCGTTACCTAGAATCGAGATTCCATCAGGTAAGCCACCACAGCCGCCACAACCAATCCAATCTGCTACAACTAACCAAATAGAAATTGCAGTTCAAGAACGCATTAACCAGGTGCGTCAAGATCAAGAACTACAGCCCCTAGAACATAATGAGAAACTAGCACAGGTAGCCCGTAACTACAGCCGACAGATGGCAGAAAACAATTTTTTTAGTCACACTGGCAATGATGGCAGTACTCTGGAAGACAGAGTACGTGCTGGTGGTATCATCTACTGGGTAGTAGGTGAAAATCTTTTCAAAAGTACGAATGTTCCTCAACCTGTAAAAGTAGCGGTTGACGGTTGGATGGAAAGCCCCGGACACCGTGAGAATATTCTTCGTCCGGTTTTTACAGAAACGGGTGTAGGCGTTTGGCGAATTAACAATACCTATTACATAACGCAGCTGTTCTTGCGGCGTTAA
- a CDS encoding transposase: MTQKLIKSDFSELDLLQTIEPKGIADESMRQTVEVLLNLIEQLQSKVKGLESENQRLRDENNRLKGEQGQPEIKAKNKKGFNNKHSSEEERKTPKKHSKGSKNQTIKIDREQILEYPQDKLPEDAKFKGYEEVIVQNIILETDNVLFRKEKYYSALEKKTYLAELPCGYEGEFGPGIKTLVISLYYGGNMTQGKLLEFLEDIGISMSAGYLSNLLIKNHTDFESEKTEVYSAGLASSPWQHFDQTAARVAGVNYTTNVVCNPLYTVYLTTAKKDRLSVLLGLQNGRELEFILNQLTSELLENFQLPTKWKNALKLLPQETVLSQGQFNTLLDIYLPKLGSQQRTRIMEAAAITFYHQQTDWPVVQTLVCDDAPQFKLLTDNIALCWVHEGRHYKKLSPFIACHQKSLDEFLDKFWKYYRKLLAYRDSPHQQQADELRAEFWTLFSTDSGYEQLDERKRLTRLKISELLRVLEHPELPLHNNPAELAARTMVQRRNISYATQTLEGTQAWDTFMSLVATTRKLGISFFEYIRDRISQVGNIPSLGSIIREKSVLNPFGCSWVLE, from the coding sequence ATGACGCAAAAGCTTATTAAGAGTGACTTTTCCGAATTAGATTTGCTGCAAACCATCGAGCCAAAAGGGATTGCAGACGAATCCATGCGTCAGACAGTAGAGGTATTATTGAACCTCATCGAGCAATTACAATCAAAAGTAAAAGGCTTAGAGTCAGAGAATCAACGGTTAAGAGATGAAAATAATCGGCTCAAGGGAGAACAAGGTCAGCCAGAGATAAAAGCCAAGAACAAGAAAGGCTTTAATAACAAGCACTCATCAGAAGAAGAAAGAAAAACCCCAAAAAAGCACTCCAAGGGCAGTAAAAATCAAACAATTAAAATAGACCGGGAACAAATACTAGAATATCCCCAAGACAAACTACCAGAAGATGCAAAGTTTAAAGGGTATGAAGAAGTAATTGTCCAAAACATCATCCTGGAAACCGACAACGTACTATTCCGCAAAGAGAAATACTACTCAGCTTTAGAAAAGAAAACTTATCTAGCAGAACTGCCTTGCGGTTACGAAGGAGAATTTGGACCAGGAATAAAAACCTTAGTTATCAGCTTGTACTACGGGGGTAACATGACCCAAGGCAAGTTGTTAGAATTCTTAGAGGATATAGGCATTTCCATGTCAGCAGGCTATTTATCAAACCTACTGATTAAAAACCATACTGATTTTGAAAGTGAGAAAACCGAAGTATATTCAGCAGGACTAGCGAGCAGTCCTTGGCAGCACTTTGACCAGACTGCTGCTCGCGTTGCTGGGGTGAACTACACAACTAATGTAGTGTGTAACCCTTTGTATACAGTCTACTTGACAACTGCCAAGAAAGACCGATTGAGTGTACTACTGGGATTGCAAAATGGAAGAGAACTTGAATTTATCCTCAATCAACTTACAAGTGAGTTGTTGGAAAATTTCCAACTTCCGACTAAATGGAAGAATGCTCTCAAACTATTACCTCAAGAAACTGTATTGAGTCAGGGACAATTTAATACTCTACTTGATATATATCTGCCCAAACTGGGTTCCCAACAACGTACCCGAATCATGGAAGCCGCCGCTATTACTTTCTATCATCAGCAAACTGATTGGCCTGTGGTGCAAACTCTCGTCTGCGATGATGCCCCCCAATTCAAATTACTGACTGATAATATAGCTTTGTGTTGGGTACATGAGGGACGACATTACAAAAAATTGAGTCCGTTTATTGCTTGTCACCAAAAGAGTTTAGATGAATTTCTGGATAAGTTCTGGAAATATTACCGGAAATTATTAGCTTATCGAGATTCTCCCCATCAACAGCAAGCTGACGAACTTAGAGCAGAATTTTGGACACTTTTTTCCACAGACAGTGGTTATGAACAGTTGGATGAGCGAAAACGATTAACGCGCCTGAAAATTTCGGAATTGCTCAGAGTTTTAGAGCATCCTGAATTACCTTTGCACAATAATCCGGCGGAGTTAGCTGCTCGGACGATGGTACAACGGCGTAATATTAGTTATGCAACTCAGACTCTTGAGGGTACTCAGGCTTGGGATACTTTTATGTCTCTTGTTGCCACTACTCGTAAGTTGGGTATCAGCTTTTTTGAATATATCCGTGACCGCATTTCTCAGGTGGGAAATATTCCCTCTTTGGGGTCTATTATTCGCGAAAAATCTGTTCTCAACCCCTTTGGTTGCTCATGGGTTCTTGAATAA
- a CDS encoding TIGR03885 family FMN-dependent LLM class oxidoreductase has translation MVFFGYHASHEQFKPSALLEYVQAAHQGGFGRISCSDHFHPWSDVYDGLRQRQGESGYAWSWLGAAMQATPLNFGVVCAPGQRYHPAIIAQAAATLSEMFPQRFWLALGSGQALNEQITGDFWPAKPVRNMRLRESAEVIRALWTGETITHYGLVNVEQAKLYTRPAIAPLIIGAAITPATAEWLGSWADGLMTISHPYEMLKQIVEAFRRGGGEGKPMYLKVQLSYAGDETTALEGAYDQWRTNIFPSSILTDLRHPQQFEAIAEFVKPEDMYQYIRISANPQQHIDWLKQDIELGFNEIYLHNVNRQQHNFIQVFGKQVIPVLEKEARAQEGV, from the coding sequence ATGGTATTTTTTGGCTATCATGCCTCTCACGAACAGTTTAAACCGAGCGCACTTTTAGAATATGTCCAAGCAGCTCATCAAGGGGGATTTGGTCGGATATCTTGTTCTGACCACTTTCATCCGTGGAGCGATGTCTACGACGGGCTACGCCAACGCCAGGGCGAAAGCGGTTATGCTTGGTCTTGGCTAGGTGCGGCAATGCAGGCTACACCCTTGAATTTTGGTGTAGTTTGCGCCCCCGGACAGCGCTATCACCCGGCGATTATTGCCCAAGCTGCGGCTACTTTGAGTGAAATGTTTCCCCAACGTTTTTGGCTAGCGTTGGGCAGTGGACAGGCACTAAATGAGCAAATTACAGGCGATTTTTGGCCGGCGAAACCTGTACGCAATATGCGTCTTCGGGAGTCGGCTGAGGTGATACGCGCCCTCTGGACAGGTGAAACTATCACTCACTATGGTCTGGTCAACGTGGAACAAGCAAAGCTTTATACTAGACCAGCAATAGCACCGTTGATTATTGGGGCAGCAATTACACCAGCAACTGCGGAATGGTTAGGAAGTTGGGCAGATGGATTGATGACTATTTCTCACCCCTATGAAATGCTCAAGCAAATCGTAGAGGCATTCCGTCGGGGTGGTGGCGAGGGGAAACCAATGTATTTAAAGGTACAGCTTTCCTATGCAGGGGATGAAACTACAGCCCTAGAGGGAGCTTATGATCAATGGCGGACAAATATTTTCCCAAGTTCTATATTGACAGACCTACGGCATCCCCAGCAATTTGAAGCGATCGCTGAGTTTGTTAAACCAGAAGATATGTATCAATACATCCGCATATCAGCCAATCCCCAACAGCATATTGACTGGCTAAAGCAAGATATTGAACTTGGCTTTAACGAAATTTATCTCCACAACGTTAATCGTCAACAGCATAATTTTATTCAAGTTTTTGGTAAACAGGTAATTCCAGTCCTGGAAAAAGAAGCAAGGGCGCAGGAGGGAGTTTGA
- a CDS encoding glycogen debranching N-terminal domain-containing protein, which translates to MRVTVGPPILMINHGSTFMATDLGGEINSHSHLGIFSADTRFLSHYACYVDGNPWIRLTSATTTYYAARVYLINPQFTSRQGKVAQGDLSLIISRTVEEGIHEDLDITNNASHSINFNLEIALGSDFADIFEVESQQCVRRGHIETRWQEAENQLKTSYKNGSFYRCLIYQPCNFTSQPHYANGRVIFEISLEPSQTWHSCCKYNLVDHQHVREAVDLCYQGMLDPAIISTEIERLHCEWRDSVTGIVCGNEDVVRLYRQSIDDLGSLRLYDYDFEPDIWLPAAGVPKFVTLFGRDSLIISLQNMIVHPGFARGALQKLGQLQATELDDWRDAQPGKILHEVRQGELAYFGKVPHTPYYGTADATPLFLITLHETWKWLGDDSLLQENRDIALRCLEWIDNYGDLDGDGFQEYQTQSSGGIENQGWKDSGNAVVYPDGTQVKAPKALCELQGYVFDAWMRMAEVFDVLGEGNFAKELRTKAAKLQVRFEEHFWSDDLDCYIFCLDPEKKPVRSLTSNAGHCLWSGIASPERAARVVKRLMQPDMWSGWGIRTLITKNEAYNPYSYHLGSIWPHDNGIIAMGFKRYGFAAEVAQIAHGIFDAAKYFASYRLPELFAGINREPGAFPVPYIEANVPQGWAAASVFHLIQAMLGLQADAPNQSLYVDPHIPEWLPEIELQHVEIGNSRVDLQFWREGEITHWDAVVKSGEIEVKQQTW; encoded by the coding sequence ATGCGAGTAACTGTTGGTCCGCCAATTCTGATGATTAATCATGGCAGTACTTTTATGGCAACTGACTTGGGGGGAGAAATTAATTCCCATAGTCATCTAGGAATTTTTTCAGCTGATACGCGGTTTTTAAGTCACTATGCTTGTTACGTTGATGGTAATCCCTGGATTCGCTTAACTTCCGCAACCACAACATATTATGCCGCAAGGGTGTATTTGATCAATCCCCAGTTCACTTCTAGACAAGGCAAAGTTGCTCAAGGTGATTTATCCTTGATTATTAGCCGGACAGTAGAAGAGGGAATACATGAGGATTTGGACATTACAAATAATGCCTCCCACTCTATCAACTTTAATCTAGAAATTGCCCTAGGTTCCGACTTTGCCGACATTTTTGAAGTGGAATCGCAGCAATGTGTGCGTCGGGGACATATTGAAACCAGATGGCAAGAAGCGGAAAATCAGTTAAAAACTAGCTATAAAAATGGCAGCTTTTACCGTTGTTTAATTTACCAACCTTGTAACTTCACATCCCAACCTCATTATGCAAACGGTCGCGTTATTTTTGAAATATCACTAGAACCGAGTCAAACTTGGCACTCCTGCTGTAAATATAATCTGGTTGATCATCAGCACGTGCGCGAGGCTGTTGATTTATGTTATCAAGGAATGCTAGATCCCGCTATCATCAGTACAGAAATTGAAAGGTTGCATTGTGAATGGCGAGACTCGGTAACTGGTATTGTCTGCGGTAATGAGGATGTAGTGCGACTTTATCGCCAGTCAATTGATGATTTAGGTTCACTACGATTATATGACTACGATTTTGAACCGGATATTTGGCTACCAGCCGCAGGTGTACCTAAGTTTGTGACGCTGTTTGGCCGTGATAGCTTGATTATCAGCCTACAAAATATGATTGTCCATCCCGGTTTTGCCCGTGGGGCGTTGCAAAAATTGGGACAGTTACAAGCGACTGAGTTAGATGATTGGCGCGATGCTCAACCGGGTAAAATTCTGCATGAAGTTCGCCAAGGTGAATTAGCCTATTTTGGCAAAGTCCCCCATACACCTTACTACGGTACTGCCGATGCCACACCTTTATTTCTGATTACTTTGCATGAAACCTGGAAGTGGTTGGGAGATGATTCACTGTTGCAGGAAAACCGAGATATAGCGCTGCGTTGTCTGGAATGGATTGATAATTATGGAGACTTAGACGGTGATGGATTTCAAGAATATCAAACGCAATCATCAGGGGGAATTGAAAATCAAGGTTGGAAGGACTCAGGTAATGCCGTTGTCTATCCAGATGGAACTCAGGTAAAAGCACCAAAGGCATTATGTGAGTTACAAGGATATGTGTTTGATGCTTGGATGCGAATGGCGGAGGTGTTTGATGTTCTGGGTGAAGGAAATTTTGCCAAAGAATTACGCACGAAAGCTGCTAAACTGCAAGTACGTTTTGAAGAGCATTTCTGGAGTGACGATTTAGACTGTTATATTTTTTGTCTAGATCCAGAGAAGAAACCAGTGCGATCGCTAACTTCTAATGCAGGTCATTGTCTGTGGAGTGGTATCGCCAGTCCTGAACGTGCAGCCCGTGTGGTGAAGCGGCTCATGCAACCAGATATGTGGAGCGGTTGGGGTATTCGCACTTTAATTACTAAAAATGAAGCCTATAATCCTTATTCCTATCACTTAGGTTCCATTTGGCCTCATGATAACGGCATCATTGCCATGGGATTTAAACGTTATGGTTTTGCTGCGGAAGTTGCCCAAATTGCTCACGGTATTTTTGATGCAGCCAAGTATTTTGCCAGCTATCGTTTACCAGAACTTTTTGCGGGAATTAACCGGGAACCAGGAGCCTTCCCAGTTCCTTACATTGAAGCGAATGTGCCTCAAGGCTGGGCTGCTGCATCAGTTTTTCATCTGATCCAAGCAATGCTGGGTTTACAAGCCGATGCTCCCAATCAGTCACTTTACGTTGATCCACATATTCCCGAATGGCTACCGGAAATTGAACTCCAGCACGTAGAAATTGGTAATTCCCGTGTGGATTTGCAGTTTTGGCGGGAAGGTGAAATTACTCATTGGGATGCGGTGGTTAAATCTGGTGAAATTGAAGTGAAACAGCAAACTTGGTAA
- a CDS encoding AAA-like domain-containing protein, which produces MNYQVGGSLPNDDPSYVVRQADEQLYTSLKAGSFCYVFNSRQMGKSSLLHRTKADLIKDGHSCIYLDVTRLGSEDTTTEQWYKGIIISLFYGLNLNEKIKFPQWWEMQAGLSPVQKLNQFVEEILLSAETNQRVFIFIDEIDSLLSLSFAVSDFFAWIRHCYNQRAHDPKFKRLGFALFGVANPSDLIADKHRTPFNIGTAIELYGFKIEEATPLLKGLEGVVNQPQVVLQKIMDWTGGQPFLTQKLCRLVVQIARETPTKKINLPPGTEGYWLEQLVNKHIIQHWEAKDDPEHLRTIRDRLLFQEQRTGRLLGLYQLVLQAQTTGHQLQAIATLTEGIAPIAIDDSREQTELLLSGLVEKHNGYFQIKNPIYRHIFNHQWVVRQLDNLRPYSQIFNAWVLSGYKDDSRLLRGQALKDAQNWARDKSLSDWDYKFFAASQEYEQREVQTALEAAKAQEIEVRLAQEQKIAKLQRFLLVGMCLKFLVSSSLAIGIYILYRQALESETQAKNSEIQALVSSSEGMFASNRRLDALVEAIKAKHRLQKLEKPNANIENQVNNVLRQAVYGADEYNRFSGHGAAVLAVDVSPDSSTIASASIDKTLKLWRRDGTAVATLKGHQGAVRVVKFSPDGQEIASASEDGTIKIWKQDGTLVNTFTGHTASIWGVAFSPDGQFLVSGSWDRTVKFWKRDGTLLKTVSGENRGFWGVSFSPDGQTVAAANLDGTVKLWRRDGAGWQDAKPLEPLKGHTAWVVGVAFSPDGQMIASASEDKTVKLWRRDDTNGGYRLEQTLQSHSAGIWGVAFSPDGQTVASASLDKTIKLWNINGIELRTLRGHSAGIWGVSFSPDGSFIASAGAEGLVRLWQSHNPFQKSLIAHGAGIWSIAITSDSSTIATASHEKTAKFWDRQGKLRKTLTQESVIFDISFSQDGKLIAFPTYDDVVKLQKEDGTLIASYKYPYGKSTGVVLSPDGQAIAIANVEKIAQIWKLDQPAPKILKGHQAEVWQVAFSPDGRLVASASGDGTVKLWTLEGKLVTTLVGHSAAVWRVAFSPDSQMVASGSGDNTVKLWTIEGELLKTFSGHTSAIWGVAFSPDGKILASGSVDATIKLWELDGTELTTLKEHTAAIRKIDISRDGSLLVSGGDDNTLIIWNLPRILNLDAPIDGCNLVKDYLKTNTALTQSDRFLCNQPNPEKLP; this is translated from the coding sequence ATGAACTACCAAGTTGGCGGCAGTCTTCCTAATGATGATCCGAGTTATGTTGTCCGTCAGGCGGATGAACAACTTTACACCAGTTTAAAAGCTGGTAGTTTTTGTTATGTCTTTAATTCTCGTCAAATGGGTAAATCATCACTGCTGCATCGCACAAAAGCTGACCTGATCAAAGATGGTCATAGCTGTATTTATCTAGATGTGACCCGATTAGGAAGTGAAGATACAACAACTGAACAATGGTACAAAGGGATTATTATCAGTCTTTTTTACGGCTTAAATTTGAATGAAAAAATAAAATTTCCCCAGTGGTGGGAGATGCAAGCAGGTCTTTCCCCAGTACAAAAGCTAAATCAATTTGTAGAAGAAATATTACTCTCCGCAGAAACAAATCAGCGGGTTTTTATTTTTATTGACGAAATTGATAGTTTATTGAGTTTAAGTTTTGCGGTCAGTGACTTTTTTGCCTGGATTCGTCATTGTTATAACCAACGCGCCCATGATCCGAAATTTAAACGCTTGGGATTTGCATTGTTTGGAGTAGCCAATCCCTCTGACCTGATTGCAGACAAGCACCGCACTCCTTTTAATATTGGTACGGCAATTGAATTATACGGTTTTAAAATAGAAGAAGCAACACCATTACTCAAAGGCTTAGAAGGAGTAGTTAACCAACCACAAGTCGTCTTACAAAAAATTATGGACTGGACAGGTGGACAACCTTTTTTGACACAAAAACTCTGTCGGTTAGTTGTGCAAATTGCTAGGGAAACACCAACCAAAAAAATTAATTTACCCCCAGGGACAGAAGGGTATTGGTTAGAACAACTTGTAAACAAGCATATTATTCAACATTGGGAAGCCAAGGATGATCCAGAACACCTCCGCACAATTCGCGATCGCCTACTTTTTCAAGAACAACGGACAGGTAGATTATTAGGCCTTTATCAGCTGGTGCTGCAAGCACAGACAACAGGACATCAGTTACAGGCGATAGCTACGCTCACCGAAGGTATCGCACCTATAGCAATTGATGACAGTCGAGAACAGACAGAATTATTATTATCTGGTTTAGTTGAGAAACACAACGGCTACTTCCAAATTAAAAATCCCATTTATCGGCATATATTTAATCACCAATGGGTAGTCAGACAACTAGACAATCTGCGTCCTTACTCGCAAATCTTCAATGCTTGGGTCTTATCAGGCTACAAAGATGACTCCCGCTTACTGCGGGGACAAGCTTTAAAAGATGCTCAAAATTGGGCGCGGGACAAAAGTTTGAGCGATTGGGATTATAAGTTTTTTGCCGCTAGTCAAGAATACGAACAGCGGGAAGTACAAACAGCATTAGAGGCAGCAAAGGCTCAAGAAATAGAAGTCCGACTAGCACAGGAACAAAAAATTGCTAAATTACAAAGATTTTTGCTAGTTGGAATGTGTCTTAAATTTCTTGTCTCTAGTAGTTTAGCAATCGGAATTTACATTTTGTACCGCCAAGCTCTTGAAAGCGAAACTCAAGCCAAAAACAGCGAAATTCAAGCCCTTGTATCTTCTTCTGAGGGGATGTTTGCCTCAAATCGCAGGTTAGATGCCCTTGTAGAAGCAATTAAAGCCAAGCATAGACTACAAAAACTCGAAAAACCAAACGCCAACATTGAAAATCAGGTGAATAATGTACTGCGACAAGCAGTTTATGGTGCAGATGAATATAACCGTTTTTCCGGTCATGGGGCAGCTGTTCTGGCCGTAGATGTTAGTCCTGATAGTTCTACAATTGCTTCCGCCAGCATAGATAAAACGCTCAAGCTTTGGCGACGTGATGGTACAGCAGTTGCCACTCTCAAAGGTCATCAGGGAGCAGTCAGGGTAGTTAAATTTAGTCCAGATGGTCAGGAAATCGCCTCGGCAAGTGAGGATGGCACTATTAAAATCTGGAAGCAGGATGGTACTCTAGTCAACACTTTCACAGGTCACACAGCTTCAATCTGGGGAGTGGCTTTTAGTCCCGATGGTCAGTTTCTAGTCTCTGGTAGTTGGGACAGAACGGTAAAATTCTGGAAGCGAGACGGGACTTTGCTCAAGACTGTTTCAGGTGAAAACAGGGGTTTTTGGGGAGTTAGCTTTAGTCCTGATGGTCAAACTGTTGCTGCTGCAAATCTAGACGGAACAGTAAAACTCTGGAGACGTGACGGTGCGGGCTGGCAAGATGCCAAGCCTTTAGAACCTTTAAAAGGACACACAGCTTGGGTTGTGGGTGTAGCTTTCAGTCCTGATGGCCAGATGATTGCTTCAGCGAGTGAAGATAAAACTGTCAAACTTTGGCGGCGAGATGACACTAATGGTGGCTATCGCCTTGAGCAAACTCTGCAAAGTCACAGTGCCGGAATTTGGGGAGTCGCTTTTAGTCCCGATGGTCAGACTGTGGCCTCGGCCAGTCTCGACAAAACTATTAAACTGTGGAACATTAATGGTATAGAACTGAGGACTTTGAGAGGGCATAGTGCCGGAATTTGGGGAGTCAGTTTCAGTCCCGATGGCAGCTTTATTGCTTCGGCGGGTGCAGAAGGCCTGGTCAGACTTTGGCAGAGTCACAATCCATTCCAAAAAAGTTTGATTGCTCATGGTGCAGGGATTTGGTCAATAGCGATCACTTCTGATAGTTCCACTATCGCTACAGCCAGCCATGAAAAAACTGCTAAATTTTGGGATCGTCAAGGCAAGTTACGCAAAACTTTGACTCAAGAAAGTGTAATCTTCGACATTTCCTTTAGTCAGGATGGCAAATTAATTGCTTTTCCCACTTATGATGATGTGGTCAAACTCCAGAAAGAAGATGGTACTTTAATTGCTAGTTACAAATATCCCTATGGCAAAAGTACAGGAGTAGTGTTGAGTCCAGATGGTCAAGCGATCGCGATCGCCAATGTTGAAAAAATTGCTCAGATATGGAAACTAGATCAGCCCGCACCAAAGATTCTCAAAGGACATCAAGCCGAAGTATGGCAAGTTGCATTTAGTCCAGATGGTCGGCTGGTGGCTTCAGCCAGTGGTGATGGTACTGTGAAGCTGTGGACCCTTGAGGGCAAGTTGGTCACAACCCTTGTGGGACATTCGGCGGCAGTATGGAGAGTTGCTTTTAGTCCTGACAGTCAAATGGTAGCTTCTGGAAGTGGCGACAATACAGTTAAGTTGTGGACAATTGAGGGTGAGTTATTAAAAACATTCTCAGGTCACACATCTGCAATTTGGGGGGTTGCCTTTAGTCCGGACGGAAAAATACTAGCTTCTGGTAGCGTGGATGCTACTATCAAACTTTGGGAACTAGATGGTACGGAACTAACGACCCTCAAAGAGCATACCGCAGCCATTAGGAAGATTGATATCAGCCGGGATGGAAGTTTGCTGGTTTCAGGGGGTGACGATAACACCTTGATTATCTGGAATTTGCCGCGAATTCTCAATCTAGATGCACCGATTGATGGTTGCAATCTAGTCAAAGATTATTTGAAAACTAACACAGCATTGACACAAAGCGATCGCTTCCTTTGTAATCAGCCAAATCCTGAAAAATTACCGTAA